A genomic stretch from Clostridia bacterium includes:
- the gpr gene encoding GPR endopeptidase: MARIRTDLAIEAREFYNKQENKGDIPGVLVDVDKQEDITVTRVKVVEDVGARIIGKPKGNYITIEVPNLKDNDKDLHDEVGRMLAKEVASIVELNDQSVILVVGLGNWNVTPDALGPRVIEHLLVTRHIKEYVPEQIDEGVRSVCAVAPGVLGITGIETSEIIKGIVDRVKPNLVIAIDALASRKMERVSTTIQLADTGINPGSGVGNNRKELSQESMGVPVIAIGVPTVVDAATMANDTIDLVIDSLISESPTGGEFYNMLKTMDRNEKYKLISEVISPFIGNLMVTPKEIDRLIDDVAIVIANGLNLALHPSIGPEDMDRYLS, from the coding sequence GTGGCTAGAATAAGAACAGACTTGGCTATTGAAGCGAGGGAATTCTATAACAAGCAGGAGAATAAGGGAGATATACCAGGAGTGCTGGTGGATGTTGACAAGCAGGAGGATATCACTGTCACAAGAGTCAAGGTTGTTGAAGATGTAGGTGCTCGGATAATAGGTAAGCCTAAAGGAAACTACATTACTATCGAAGTCCCTAATCTCAAAGATAATGATAAGGATCTCCATGATGAAGTAGGGAGAATGCTTGCAAAAGAAGTGGCCAGCATAGTGGAGCTGAATGACCAGTCGGTAATACTGGTAGTAGGTCTGGGTAACTGGAATGTCACCCCAGACGCATTGGGGCCGAGAGTGATAGAACATCTGCTGGTCACACGCCATATCAAAGAATATGTGCCTGAGCAGATTGATGAGGGTGTAAGGTCAGTATGCGCTGTGGCTCCCGGGGTTTTAGGAATCACAGGAATTGAGACCAGCGAAATAATCAAGGGAATAGTAGACAGAGTAAAGCCAAATCTTGTAATAGCCATTGATGCTTTAGCCTCGAGGAAAATGGAGAGGGTGAGCACCACCATCCAGCTTGCGGATACAGGTATAAATCCGGGGTCCGGAGTTGGCAACAACAGGAAAGAGCTGAGTCAGGAAAGCATGGGTGTGCCTGTGATAGCTATTGGAGTTCCGACTGTTGTAGATGCGGCTACCATGGCTAACGACACCATTGATTTGGTGATAGATTCCCTTATAAGTGAGTCCCCTACTGGCGGAGAGTTCTACAACATGCTGAAGACTATGGATAGAAATGAGAAGTATAAGCTTATAAGCGAAGTCATATCCCCATTTATAGGTAATCTGATGGTCACCCCGAAGGAAATAGACAGGCTTATTGATGATGTAGCAATAGTAATAGCCAATGGGCTCAATCTCGCACTGCACCCCAGCATCGGCCCTGAGGATATGGATAGATATCTTAGTTAA
- a CDS encoding stage II sporulation protein P has protein sequence MNKKWLFALFVILAVAVMFFFFKWLYTPDTYTGSHRSDMGPSDSNSTDAVEVFNYDIGKRLKMEEYSNNLSIQLINTVITKAKVSYEMDYGCPMPGLLASAASSLTDGLHTDMSNPITYLNIAFTAFSQYDPSTFIFAGNNGAETAGNADPANVTNFEDAPEGAIYFSEEDEYTSEGSAHGQQPSTPAGTQAPQIAEDKVGLPGKIDIVKNSPQVLIYHSHATESYMPNSEGNYHTLNEKNSVIAAGNVLTKELQDKYKYKVVHDKTLHDKQSYAYSYANSLVTIKNNLNRYKSLNVILDLHRDAFEVKSEAEKKASKAEYTVNINKKSAARIMLVIAKGNPNYPELEKFAVYLKKKMDKLYPGLFLKITVMQRGKYNQYFSNHSMLVEIGCMLNTTEEAQYSAQLFSKVLGEVMKDLEE, from the coding sequence TTGAACAAGAAATGGCTGTTTGCTCTTTTTGTCATACTGGCAGTCGCAGTAATGTTTTTCTTTTTCAAATGGTTGTATACTCCTGATACTTATACCGGCTCGCATAGAAGTGATATGGGCCCGTCTGACAGCAATTCAACCGATGCCGTCGAGGTCTTTAATTATGATATTGGAAAAAGGCTGAAGATGGAGGAATACTCCAATAATCTCTCAATACAGTTGATCAATACTGTAATAACCAAGGCTAAAGTGAGCTATGAGATGGATTACGGCTGTCCGATGCCGGGGCTTTTGGCTTCAGCTGCAAGCAGCTTGACAGATGGACTTCATACGGATATGAGCAATCCTATTACATATTTGAATATAGCCTTTACAGCCTTCAGTCAGTATGATCCATCCACTTTCATATTTGCAGGAAACAATGGTGCTGAGACTGCTGGCAATGCAGATCCTGCCAATGTTACCAATTTTGAGGATGCACCCGAAGGGGCGATTTATTTCAGCGAAGAAGATGAGTATACTTCAGAGGGTTCGGCACATGGACAGCAGCCTTCGACTCCTGCCGGGACTCAAGCACCTCAGATTGCTGAAGACAAAGTCGGACTACCCGGGAAAATTGATATAGTAAAAAATTCTCCACAGGTACTTATATATCATTCTCATGCAACAGAGAGCTACATGCCCAATAGTGAGGGCAACTACCATACCCTGAATGAGAAAAATAGTGTAATAGCAGCAGGAAATGTATTAACTAAGGAACTGCAGGATAAATACAAATATAAGGTGGTTCATGACAAGACGCTTCATGATAAGCAGTCCTATGCATATTCCTATGCAAACTCATTAGTTACAATAAAAAACAATCTTAATAGGTATAAATCGTTAAATGTAATACTTGATTTGCACAGGGATGCTTTTGAAGTAAAGAGTGAAGCTGAGAAAAAAGCCAGTAAGGCAGAGTATACAGTTAACATAAATAAGAAAAGCGCTGCAAGAATCATGCTGGTCATTGCTAAAGGAAATCCAAACTACCCAGAGCTCGAGAAATTTGCGGTATATCTGAAGAAAAAAATGGATAAACTATATCCTGGATTATTCTTGAAAATTACTGTAATGCAAAGAGGCAAATACAATCAGTATTTCAGCAATCATTCTATGCTGGTGGAGATAGGGTGCATGCTAAATACAACCGAGGAAGCCCAGTATTCTGCTCAGCTTTTTAGTAAGGTACTCGGAGAAGTAATGAAAGACCTTGAGGAATAG
- the lepA gene encoding translation elongation factor 4, producing the protein MASDRQEHIRNFCIIAHIDHGKSTLADRLIEKTGVISSRDMEAQVLDNMDLERERGITIKLQSIKLGYKAQDGQEYTFNLIDTPGHVDFTYEVSRSLAACEGAVLVVDATQGIEAQTLANVYLALDNNLELYPVINKIDLPSADPEFVKKEIEDVIGLDSSYAALVSAKEGLNIEEVLEGIVKYIPHPTGDEEAPLKALIFDSFYDSYRGVIAYIRIIDGVLKPGMKMRMMQNGKEYEVVEVGTMKPQLNPTGILMAGDVGYVSASIKNVKDIHVGDTITNADNPCKEALHGYRKVTSMVYCGIYPADGADYDNLRDALEKLQLNDAALLFEPETSIALGFGFRCGFLGLLHMEIIQERLEREYNLNLVTTAPSVIYHITKTNGEMLEVSNPTNMPDIQEIDFMEEPIVKATVMTPTEYVGAIMELCQSRRGTFKDMQYMEAKRAIIHYELPLNEIIYDFFDALKSRTKGYASFDYELMGYEKSELVKLDILLNTETVDALSFIVHKEKAYARGRSMVEKLKNVIPRQMFEIPIQAAIGGKIIARETVKAMRKDVLAKCYGGDITRKKKLLEKQKEGKKRMRQVGSVELPQEAFMSVLKLDD; encoded by the coding sequence ATGGCAAGTGATAGACAAGAACATATCAGGAATTTCTGCATAATAGCTCATATAGACCACGGAAAGTCAACTTTAGCTGACAGGCTCATTGAAAAGACCGGCGTTATTTCCAGCAGAGATATGGAAGCGCAGGTACTTGACAACATGGATCTCGAAAGAGAAAGAGGAATCACAATAAAGCTTCAATCCATCAAGCTTGGTTATAAAGCGCAGGACGGACAGGAATATACCTTCAATCTTATTGATACCCCTGGACATGTGGATTTTACCTATGAGGTATCCAGGAGTCTTGCTGCCTGTGAGGGGGCAGTACTTGTAGTTGATGCTACTCAGGGTATTGAAGCCCAGACTTTGGCAAATGTATATCTTGCCTTGGACAACAATTTGGAGTTATATCCCGTTATCAACAAAATCGACCTTCCCAGCGCAGATCCTGAGTTTGTAAAGAAGGAAATCGAGGATGTAATAGGTCTTGATTCCTCTTATGCTGCATTAGTGTCTGCCAAGGAGGGCTTGAATATTGAAGAGGTTCTTGAAGGTATAGTCAAGTATATACCCCATCCGACTGGAGATGAGGAGGCACCGCTTAAAGCGTTGATTTTCGACTCTTTCTACGACAGCTATAGAGGGGTCATAGCATATATAAGAATAATAGACGGAGTACTGAAGCCGGGCATGAAAATGCGAATGATGCAAAACGGCAAGGAGTATGAGGTGGTTGAGGTAGGTACAATGAAGCCTCAATTGAACCCCACGGGAATACTTATGGCGGGTGATGTAGGCTATGTGTCTGCCAGCATCAAGAATGTAAAGGATATTCATGTCGGCGATACCATAACAAATGCGGACAATCCTTGTAAAGAAGCGCTTCACGGTTACAGGAAGGTTACATCCATGGTATATTGCGGTATTTATCCGGCTGACGGCGCTGATTATGACAATCTTAGAGATGCTCTTGAAAAGCTGCAGCTTAATGATGCGGCACTGCTTTTCGAGCCGGAAACCTCGATAGCGTTGGGCTTTGGCTTCAGATGCGGTTTCCTGGGACTTCTTCATATGGAAATAATTCAAGAGAGACTTGAAAGAGAGTACAATCTTAACCTGGTAACCACTGCACCCAGCGTAATATACCACATAACAAAAACCAACGGCGAAATGCTGGAGGTATCAAATCCGACGAACATGCCCGATATACAGGAAATAGATTTTATGGAGGAACCGATTGTAAAGGCAACAGTCATGACTCCGACAGAATATGTAGGCGCAATTATGGAGCTCTGCCAGAGCCGAAGAGGTACCTTCAAGGATATGCAATACATGGAAGCAAAAAGGGCGATTATTCATTATGAACTGCCCTTGAATGAGATAATATATGACTTCTTCGACGCGTTGAAATCCAGGACAAAGGGCTATGCCTCCTTTGATTACGAGCTTATGGGCTACGAGAAATCAGAGCTTGTAAAGCTGGATATACTGCTAAATACCGAGACTGTAGACGCACTTTCATTTATAGTTCACAAAGAAAAAGCATATGCCCGTGGAAGGTCTATGGTTGAAAAGCTCAAGAACGTAATTCCAAGGCAGATGTTTGAGATCCCCATACAAGCAGCCATCGGCGGCAAGATTATTGCCAGGGAAACAGTGAAAGCAATGCGAAAAGACGTACTCGCCAAATGCTATGGCGGGGACATAACAAGAAAGAAGAAGCTTTTGGAAAAGCAGAAGGAAGGAAAGAAGAGAATGAGGCAGGTAGGAAGCGTAGAACTGCCGCAGGAAGCCTTCATGTCAGTCCTTAAGCTTGACGATTAA
- the hemW gene encoding radical SAM family heme chaperone HemW, giving the protein MKEVGLYIHIPFCRSKCLYCDFNSYECREGDAADYVAALLRELEAYQEKYNFIYKTVFIGGGTPTVINYFLIGDLMEKIAPYIKAGAEISMESNPGTVTYESLKYYRSLGINRLSIGLQAWQDILLKGLGRIHNTEDFLNAYSSARKAGFENINADLMFALPNQTLPMWKETVEKVCELGVEHISCYSLKLEEGTKLWEMHEKDRIQLPDEEIDREMYKAAEDIMNEHGYSQYEISNFAQKNMECKHNLIYWRNEEYLGVGAGSHSKIDGRRFWNYRDIDQYRNIMLQGDLPVEGHEELSQDEDMWETIFLALRLNEGLDLPEFERKYGVDFQSRYGGALDKLTANGLVFTEAGRLKLTDIGRDLSNSVFIEFI; this is encoded by the coding sequence ATGAAAGAAGTTGGGTTGTACATCCATATACCCTTTTGCAGGAGCAAGTGCCTGTATTGTGATTTCAACTCCTATGAATGCAGGGAAGGCGATGCAGCTGACTATGTTGCGGCGCTTCTCCGGGAACTGGAAGCATACCAGGAAAAATACAACTTCATATATAAGACAGTTTTTATCGGTGGGGGTACTCCCACCGTTATTAATTATTTTTTGATAGGCGACCTTATGGAAAAGATTGCACCCTATATAAAGGCAGGGGCGGAAATAAGTATGGAATCCAACCCGGGGACAGTTACCTATGAAAGCCTCAAGTACTATAGAAGCCTGGGAATAAACAGGCTGAGCATAGGCTTGCAGGCATGGCAGGATATACTGCTTAAGGGGTTAGGAAGGATTCACAATACAGAGGATTTCCTGAATGCATATAGTAGTGCAAGGAAAGCAGGTTTTGAAAACATAAATGCAGACCTAATGTTCGCACTTCCCAATCAGACCTTGCCCATGTGGAAGGAAACTGTGGAGAAGGTATGTGAGCTGGGCGTGGAGCATATTTCCTGCTATAGTCTCAAATTAGAGGAAGGGACCAAACTCTGGGAAATGCATGAAAAGGACAGGATACAGCTGCCTGATGAGGAAATAGACAGGGAAATGTATAAGGCAGCTGAGGATATAATGAATGAGCACGGCTACAGTCAGTATGAGATATCCAATTTTGCACAAAAAAATATGGAATGCAAGCATAACCTCATATATTGGAGAAACGAGGAATATCTCGGGGTCGGGGCAGGAAGCCATTCCAAGATTGATGGCAGAAGGTTCTGGAATTACAGGGATATTGATCAATATAGGAATATTATGCTGCAGGGGGATCTGCCGGTTGAAGGACACGAGGAGCTTTCACAGGATGAGGATATGTGGGAAACGATATTCCTGGCGCTAAGACTTAATGAAGGACTGGATTTGCCTGAATTTGAAAGAAAGTATGGAGTGGACTTCCAAAGCAGATACGGGGGCGCCCTGGATAAGCTCACAGCCAATGGACTTGTTTTTACGGAAGCAGGCAGACTGAAGCTTACTGATATAGGAAGAGATTTATCCAATTCTGTTTTTATTGAATTTATTTGA